The following proteins come from a genomic window of Solea solea chromosome 3, fSolSol10.1, whole genome shotgun sequence:
- the LOC131456342 gene encoding homeodomain-interacting protein kinase 2-like, giving the protein MTVGQAFNKSSEYHMIKALGKGSFGVVYKCIRQDTKEMVALKSLRKNYAWIGEREAGILKSLNQCCHGTRNVVKLNRHFMISDDFFLEFEMLDMTISQFMVKYARPMHMYEIQAIAQQTVEALDTLKSISVVHLDLKPDNIMFIDHKLHPMKVKVIDFGLATLVSNMTQGKRFQASSYRAPEVTLGLNLNEAVDMWSLGCVLAFMYLRSHLFSRVLCEHQVTREIVQIFGLPENHLLDSGVCTRENFLKDGDSWRLVEMCNCEKRTNAQNKWKFSCLHDIVLTRPHTSDYEDTQAFVNLLKEMMQVNPKKRVTPQEALNHPFFTVKNFPSDSMCSMEERSASLTEEERRQEECNIKIPKLVEVIERELSICNDTGEIEPFVERAAVTTSLHNKRTDQMLPAAAAHDAGDTHINEGRVVEIKAPRRRKTVPRSKRISRFLSRRISKLCHQDCVANTQEESRTSRVSERGNMCSNRKELVDVKTRRSLWRRIWDFFTQPLCSKKTDVIE; this is encoded by the coding sequence ATGACCGTCGGACAAGCATTCAACAAATCCAGCGAGTATCACATGATCAAGGCTCTGGGGAAAGGATCTTTTGGAGTTGTGTACAAATGCATCAGACAGGACACCAAAGAGATGGTGGCCTTGAAGTCCTTACGGAAGAATTACGCTTGGATCGGCGAGAGGGAGGCGGGCATTCTCAAATCTTTGAATCAGTGCTGCCACGGCACCAGGAACGTGGTCAAGTTGAATCGGCATTTCATGATCAGTGACGACTTTTTCCTGGAATTTGAAATGCTGGACATGACCATCAGTCAGTTCATGGTCAAGTACGCCAGGCCAATGCACATGTACGAGATCCAAGCCATCGCACAGCAGACGGTCGAGGCTCTGGACACCCTCAAGAGCATCAGTGTGGTGCACTTAGACCTGAAGCCAGATAACATCATGTTCATCGACCACAAGCTTCATCCCATGAAGGTGAAGGTGATTGATTTTGGTTTGGCCACTCTTGTCTCCAACATGACCCAAGGCAAAAGGTTCCAGGCGAGTAGTTACAGAGCTCCTGAGGTCACACTGGGCCTTAATCTGAACGAGGCTGTGGACATGTGGTCTCTCGGCTGCGTTTTGGCCTTCATGTACCTCCGATCCCACTTGTTTTCCAGGGTGTTGTGTGAGCATCAGGTAACGCGAGAGATCGTCCAGATATTTGGTCTGCCTGAGAATCACCTGCTGGACTCTGGAGTTTGTACGAGAGAGAATTTCCTCAAAGACGGAGACTCCTGGAGGCTGGTGGAGATGTGCAATTGCGAGAAACGCACTAACGCACAGAATAAGTGGAAGTTTTCCTGTCTCCACGACATTGTCCTGACTCGCCCACACACGTCCGATTACGAGGACACACAGGCGTTTGTGAACCTCCTCAAAGAGATGATGCAGGTGAATCCGAAAAAAAGAGTCACCCCGCAGGAAGCTCTGAATCACCCATTTTTCACGGTCAAGAACTTTCCAAGTGATTCTATGTGCAGTATGGAAGAGCGATCGGCCAGTTTGACAGAAGAAGAACGGCGACAGGAGGAATGCAACATCAAAATCCCTAAATTGGTAGAAGTCATTGAAAGAGAGTTGTCTATTTGTAATGACACCGGTGAAATTGAACCTTTTGTTGAGAGAGCAGCAGTGACAACTAGCCTTCATAATAAAAGGACTGATCAGATGCTACCTGCCGCTGCTGCTCACGACGCTGGTGACACCCACATTAATGAAGGCAGAGTGGTTGAAATCAAAGCTCCGAGACGTCGCAAGACGGTTCCCAGATCAAAGAGGATTTCCAGATTCCTCTCGCGGAGGATCAGTAAACTGTGTCACCAAGATTGTGTCGCAAATACCCAAGAAGAGTCGCGTACTAGTCGTGTCTCTGAACGGGGAAACATGTGCTCTAACAGAAAAGAATTGGTTGACGTGAAAACCAGGAGAAGTCTTTGGAGGAGGATTTGGGATTTTTTCACTCAGCCGTTGTGTTCAAAGAAGACTGACGTCATCGAATAA